The DNA window aATTTTTGTTGTCTACACTAAAAATCATAGTTCAAAAGAACTATCATACTACACAATAAAGAGTTCATATTCTTAAAACTACATCATTTCAAAAAATTTCACAGTGTCTTCACCAAGAGTCATTGTTTAATAGAACTATCATACTCAATCATAAAGAGTATATTCATTTGAAGCTACATCACTCTAAGAATTTAACactgtcttcaccgacaatcataattCAAAACTATCATTCTCCAGCTAAAAATTATAATCACTTGAAGTTAAACCACTTAAATAATTTTCACATTGTCTTTCTTGACAACCATATTCCAAAAGAACGACCATACTCCACCGTCAAGAGTATATTTCACCATAAGTTAAACAACTCCAAGAATTTCCACATGTCAAAAATCAGATTGAAAATTTATGGTGCAACTTTCATGTTGGTGTAAAGCTTTTCAACCACTGAAAAATCTCACCCATATTGCATCAATGTCAATCAATACTCGTGTATTAACCAACACCTTGTATAATCTTGATTGTATAAGCTCATATTTGACTTGAATTTTTCACATGTCAAAATTGATTCTTCCATAAAAATTTTCTAGCAGAAATTTCACATCCGAATTTGTGATTGCTACTCAATAACACTCCCACATTTTTTTGATGTGGAAGATCAGATAATGCTGCAACCACAAATCATATGGATTGAACCAAAAGCTCAGATATTAGTTGTTGGAGAAAAATGACATAGAGAAAATAAAGAACACGATCATATCACGATTAACGTGAAAACGATTAACGTGAAAACTTTGAATCTGAAGAAAAAATCATGATCATTGTCAAACGACAACCAAAGAATATTGCtaagtaaatttttttacaaCACATCTACTATCATTGACTACCCCATGACCCCACAACCCCTGATACACGCACATTCCCCAAATATTTAACAACATCTCTACAAAagtacaaagaaaaataaaaaaattcaaatacaaaTTTAATATGCTTTTGACTTTTGCATCTGTAATATAATGtagaattataatttttttaactttgtatattttttcttacaaaattaaacgatattttttttaaatataaatattttcaacCAACACCAATAATTCTTTGTATAAGAACTATTTGCTTAAAAAAAACAGCTACTTGTAATTTAACCCTCCTAGATACACACAAACTAAATGTGTAGAACACAAGATGCAAGGGATACCAATAAAGGTACATAGTATATTTTCTATTTATCTTTAAAGATTTACATAAGAGTCCATGCAGTAATGGTATAATCAATGGATGACATCTTAgtcaaacatttaaaaaaaatccataagAATAAATAACCCAAGCACCTTGAATGCCCTTCAAAAGGAGAACCAATATCACCCAAACCCAAAAATTCCCAAAAGAACAAAGAATCACTTTCTTTTATGCTTCATTCCCTTAGGGACATTTCACATTTCTTCCAGGTCCACCATAATAAAAGTAATTCCCCCAAACATtattaattcctccttgtatatcATAGCAATTTGGATGATCTGCTAGAACCCTAAGATTTGACAAGGGTATCAAATTGTTATCCCAATCCACAACTTGCAAATTCCTAAAATATGATGCTTTCCCAAAACCTTCTCTAGCAAAATGTCCACTCCCCATTTGAGTTGAAGTGTGTGACCCTTGATTCGAATTCACAATTTCCCCGCCAAATTGTACCATACTCGCATGATCTTTTAAATGCGTAAACAAAAACGATGGCCAATACCCGACTAAAATCCCCGATCCGAACTCGAGCCACCAATTTCCATGCTTTGGatcctaaaaaaatataatagcaCAAACAAAACCTTCAATGACACTTCTTTTGTTGCTTCTTTTGTCATGTAACAAAGCAAAACAATTCATTTAAAGAGAGACATAATTATGAATAGCAACATGCTAGCTTGGTTGGTAAGTGAAATAGGTCAAAAAGAGAAGTAAGAAAAAGTGTGAAGAGTATTTACataatattatgattttttttatatattaaacaaTAGTAAAATGATGATCAAAAGGGTGAAGAGTTCAGAATTAGAAGCTCTTTTGttgggaaaaagaaagagaatcTTAAAAAGAAAGGAAGCATAATAAGAAAAAACACAGTTCATTATTCGAATTCACTAGCATGCGTGTAATGTCCCAAAGTATCTATATAGTAAAGTGACTAAAGTGTTGCATGTTAATTACGACTGAACATTGCACAACACTTTCATTTTCTTTGTCTTTtttctaaatttaaatttttataaaatttttgcAATGAAAAACATAAATTAACTTACCCTATGCTTCTTCTAATATTCTATTTCACAAAATTCAATGGTTTTTGTTACTTCCAAAACAATGGAGGCCCCACCATTGAGCATTTTTTAATCATAttgtttatttatatttgttttttgagTTTCTTTGAAGCTTTTGACCATGGAATTTGAAGACTTTAGTGAATATAGTAAAGTATTCAAATCAAAGGTATGAATCAATACtttaatgaaatattttattCTCTTTTGGTGGGACGTTTAATGTGATCCATTAATATTGGTAGTTGTATTTCAACTAACTTGTATATACTcaagattttaaaaaattaattaattaaaatactcaaaaaaaattagtcctttttataaaacaaattatTATCAAATATAATCCTTTTTATAAGACTTGTGTGACAAAGTTTAGCTTTTCAAATCAAACACTAAACACCAAAACTATCcactaaaaagaaattaaaaaataatagcaaaattaagtcttaaattttttttaatagttttcttatgtagtttttttttttttagaaaaaaaataaaaattaccttCCAAATGAGCAAACTAATATCAAATTGACCTCCGGTATACGCTGAAGTTGGAGATATTGCAGCTCCAATTGCAATTTTATTGTTGGTTTGAACAAAACCCGAACATAATAAATTGTAACATCCAGTCGCTTGATAAGCATCACTCTGCaaacaataattaatattattttcattattgAAAGACTTTTTAGTAGCAATCTTATCTTACACTTCAAGCAAAGGTTCATAATAATATGCTATAATATAGAATataatttctcttctttttctttataaAGTTTACATACCGTCCAATAAGTAAAGAATCTAGGGTAACTGTCCCCATAGAGCTCAGGGCTAacctgaaaaaatataatataaattaatttatttggctaaaaaacaaaaattaaactcatgaaaaaaaaagtatggtaggtagTTGAACATTGTAACTATCTTTGAATGGTAACCAAATATATAAAAGAGATCATTGAAACATGCCTGCCAACCAGCTTCAATGGTGTTTAGATCATCTCCAAATGAACCAGAAATCACCCACATTTGGGATAAACTGAATTCATATTGATTTGCAACTCGTGGGGCCCACACATTTATGCTTGCTTTTGCTCCATAGTATTGATTTCCAGTCACATACCCAACTGCATGCTATATACATCAA is part of the Vicia villosa cultivar HV-30 ecotype Madison, WI linkage group LG2, Vvil1.0, whole genome shotgun sequence genome and encodes:
- the LOC131650692 gene encoding protein neprosin-like, which translates into the protein MCFLWHNQNLETHNFVFVHGRRGRGQDQCEEIQTDSSIETKKGKFSSMDFSFCFTPPIIHNLVHFLVVFSLLCPVFCSSKIDNNPVVNNNTLKPNQELHKLNFIQNHLQQINKPSIKTIQSPDGDIIECVVSHIQPAFDHPLLKGQRPLDPPERPKAHNEMDEMSENFQLWRSSGESCPEGTIPIRRTTEEDILRANSIDTFGRKLRKRVRRDTNSNGHEHAVGYVTGNQYYGAKASINVWAPRVANQYEFSLSQMWVISGSFGDDLNTIEAGWQVSPELYGDSYPRFFTYWTSDAYQATGCYNLLCSGFVQTNNKIAIGAAISPTSAYTGGQFDISLLIWKDPKHGNWWLEFGSGILVGYWPSFLFTHLKDHASMVQFGGEIVNSNQGSHTSTQMGSGHFAREGFGKASYFRNLQVVDWDNNLIPLSNLRVLADHPNCYDIQGGINNVWGNYFYYGGPGRNVKCP